In the Colletotrichum lupini chromosome 1, complete sequence genome, one interval contains:
- a CDS encoding DnaJ domain-containing protein — protein MPSATASGADSGGGARNREHNQGNQARAYTVDQKAAVLRIRKCSPTAFYDILGLEEVKTTVTESEIKKAYRKQSLLTHPDKNGHEHADEAFKMVSRAFSVLGDKEKREKFDRFGTDPDSRFGQAQAQNPFSGFGRRQGGGGGGGGGGGGGGGMEEMTPEEMFQRFFGGGGFGGGPFGGGGFDTGPQFVFNFGGGPGFRVHQFGGARPRRRPREATEQEGGGLSTLMGLLPILLLFVFPLISSLFSGGGPATPSIVYDNPKGAYTLGRTTPKLNVKYFVNPKEVESFSKGKLSQLDQTAENNLVRTLRFECENEMMARQRMYDAASGWFFQDPDKMRRADEFEMPSCKRLETFRVGR, from the exons ATGCCGAGCGCAACAGCCTCGGGCGCCGACTCAGGCGGCGGCGCCCGCAACCGCGAGCACAACCAGGGTAACCAGGCCCGCGCCTACACGGTCGACCAAAAAGCCGCCGTCCTGCGGATCCGGAAATGCTCGCCGACGGCCTTTTACGACATCCTCGGCCTTGAGGAGGTGAAGACGACGGTGACGGAGAGCGAGATCAAGAAGGCGTACCGCAAGCAGTCGCTCCTGACCCACCCGGACAAGAACGGCCACGAGCACGCTGACGAGGCCTTCAAGATGGTCAGCCGCGCGTTTAGCGTGCTGGGTGACAAGGAGAAGCGCGAAAAGTTTGACCGGTTCGGTACGGACCCCGATTCGAGATTTGGGCAGGCACAGGCGCAGAACCCGTTTAGTGGATTTGGTAGGCGGCAAGGCGGCGGAGGGGgaggaggtggtggtggcggcggtggtggtgggatgGAGGAGATGACGCCTGAGGAGATGTTCCAGCGCTTCTTTGGCGGTGGTGGGTTTGGTGGTGGACCTTTCGGAGGCGGAG GTTTCGATACGGGACCTCAGTTCGTGTTCAACTTTGGCGGCGGTCCGGGTTTCAGGGTACACCAGTTCGGCGGAGCGCGGCCGCGGAGGAGACCGCGCGAGGCGACGGAGCAAGAAGGAGGCGGGCTCTCGACGCTCATGGGCCTGCTCCCGATCCTGCTTCTCTTTGTCTTCCCGCTCATCTCCAGCCTCTTTAGCGGTGGCGGCCCCGCGACGCCGAGCATCGTCTACGACAACCCCAAGGGCGCCTACACGCTGGGGCGGACGACGCCCAAGCTTAACGTCAAGTATTTTGTTAACCCCAAGGAGGTTGAGTCGTTTTCCAAGGGGAAGCTCAGCCAGCTGGACCAGACGGCGGAGAACAACCTGGTCAGGACGCTGCGGTTCGAGTGCGAGAATGAGATGATGGCGAGGCAGAGGATGTACGATGCGGCGAGCGGGTGGTTCTTCCAGGACCCGGATAAGATGCGCAGGGCGGACGAGTTCGAGATGCCTTCGTGCAAGAGGCTGGAGACGTTCCGTGTGGGCAGGTAA